One window from the genome of Streptomyces cadmiisoli encodes:
- a CDS encoding antitoxin has translation MRLLDNLKAKLTPAKDKFSHLAQQHEGKIHHGIEKAAKVVDERTKGKYSDKIQTSSGKAKGAMERIAHRDGTEHGHGTTTPPGPPPPAS, from the coding sequence ATGCGTCTCTTGGACAACTTGAAGGCCAAGCTCACGCCGGCCAAGGACAAGTTCTCTCACCTCGCGCAGCAGCACGAGGGCAAGATCCACCACGGTATCGAGAAGGCCGCGAAGGTCGTCGACGAGCGGACCAAGGGCAAGTACAGCGACAAGATCCAGACGAGCTCCGGCAAGGCCAAGGGCGCCATGGAGCGAATCGCACACCGGGACGGCACGGAGCACGGGCACGGCACGACGACACCGCCGGGCCCGCCACCACCGGCCTCCTGA
- a CDS encoding class III extradiol dioxygenase subunit B-like domain-containing protein, with the protein MLVAAAVCPCPPLLVPEVAAGAAPELDAARAACTDALGLLAAARPDRLVIVGPDPTGGARTHLTYPEGTGGSFRGFGVPVDVRLGGERTADAARALPLSLAVAAWLLERTGWADAPLEGIGVGDTLPPERCAGLGKDLAARAGRVALLAVGDASACRSLKAPGYLDERAEPFDAEAARALGAADLAAVEALDPDLARQLQASGRASWQVLAGAAEGAGLKGSLLYEAAPYGVGYLVAAWS; encoded by the coding sequence ATGCTTGTCGCCGCCGCAGTCTGCCCCTGTCCGCCGCTTCTCGTCCCCGAGGTCGCCGCGGGTGCCGCCCCCGAACTGGACGCCGCCCGCGCGGCGTGCACGGACGCCTTGGGCCTGCTCGCCGCCGCCCGGCCCGACCGGCTGGTGATCGTGGGGCCCGACCCGACGGGCGGGGCGCGGACGCATCTGACCTATCCGGAGGGCACCGGCGGCTCGTTCCGCGGGTTCGGCGTGCCCGTCGACGTACGGCTCGGCGGGGAGCGGACCGCCGACGCGGCGCGTGCCCTTCCGCTGTCGCTCGCCGTCGCGGCGTGGCTGCTGGAGCGGACCGGCTGGGCCGACGCCCCCCTCGAGGGCATCGGCGTCGGTGACACCCTGCCGCCCGAGCGGTGCGCCGGCCTCGGCAAGGATCTGGCCGCGCGGGCCGGGCGGGTGGCGCTGCTGGCGGTCGGTGACGCCAGCGCGTGCCGGTCGCTGAAGGCGCCGGGTTATCTCGACGAGCGGGCGGAGCCCTTCGACGCGGAGGCCGCGCGTGCGCTGGGAGCGGCGGACCTGGCGGCCGTCGAGGCGCTGGATCCGGATCTCGCGCGGCAGTTGCAGGCGTCCGGACGGGCGTCCTGGCAGGTGCTCGCGGGCGCCGCCGAGGGCGCCGGGCTCAAGGGCTCACTGCTCTACGAGGCCGCCCCGTACGGGGTCGGGTATCTGGTCGCGGCCTGGTCGTAG